A genomic region of Metopolophium dirhodum isolate CAU chromosome 1, ASM1992520v1, whole genome shotgun sequence contains the following coding sequences:
- the LOC132933596 gene encoding zinc finger MYM-type protein 1-like: MYPRTQFGNRARSFQSAWYDDFSWLEYSLKLDRAFCFVCRMFNTASGLNVGQIDLAFTKKGFQNWSSATTKFKKHQNSKTHNFTMTAYHNFLSSKPIDVTLDESRELAISEREKQRLYNRSILHRLIDITLCLAKSGKPFRGHFENDSHVCKGLFLDIVDILKKYDSTLQTHLQKGPQNAKYISNHIQNDLLASINNVMKRCIEKKVSNRLVTIMADETSDVGHHEQMSVVIRYFDDEACKPVEQFIGIQRLTAVDANTIFNSLSNKIAQFNINWKSVIAVCFDGASAMSGKFNSVQAKVKEINPCALYVHCYGHCLNLTLVDSLGNKNRIIFDFFGCVQLIYSFIEGSPTRHAVFEKIVQETNSKLKTLKTLSTTRWACRAEAVTAVENNYSSVIQCLQEIANNTKYSEVRAKANGILYQMKSFNFIFALYMLKPILIQIQIVSAQLQAPNLDLLGAVSIVNALKKSLGELRNNDDKYSTLYDNVLKVCSEFEIDIPCVKNRKVSTKIENNKTQHTHIDKKSEMKYCVFFTVLDDMCNGLENRFNQETLNIISSIGRLIQLKAEQFDIDLLSQTFSLNNDELEGEQSLLRSMPDFIPGTSTKTIYQWLENLSTSQNFLNIHKALKLFVTIPVTSCSCERAFSKLSLVKTKLRSRMKQERLDDMMMIFIEQELASQINPEDVIDEFKNLHPFERRLEL; encoded by the coding sequence atgtatcccaGGACACAATTCGGTAATAGAGCTCGAAGTTTCCAAAGCGCCTGGTATGATGATTTTAGCTGGCTAGAATATAGTTTGAAACTTGATAGAGCATTTTGTTTTGTGTGCCGAATGTTTAACACAGCTTCTGGGTTAAATGTTGGGCAGATAGATTTAGCTTTTACAAAAAAAGGTTTTCAAAATTGGAGTTCTGCtactacaaaatttaaaaaacaccaaAATTCAAAAACCCATAATTTCACCATGACAGCGTATCACAATTTTTTGAGTTCAAAACCAATTGACGTCACCTTGGATGAATCTAGAGAGCTGGCCATAAGTGAAAGAGAAAAACAGAGGTTATACAATCGAAGCATCCTGCATAGATTGATAGACATAACATTGTGTTTAGCTAAAAGTGGCAAACCATTTCGTGGACACTTTGAAAATGATTCCCATGTGTGTAAaggtttatttttagatattgtggacatattgaaaaaatatgattcaACATTACAAACACATTTACAAAAAGGGCCACAAAATGCCAAGTATATAAGCAATCATatacaaaatgatttattggcttctattaataatgtaatgaaacgttgtattgaaaaaaaagtaagtaacCGTCTTGTTACGATAATGGCTGATGAGACTAGCGATGTGGGACATCACGAACAGATGTCTGTGGTTATACGCTACTTTGATGACGAAGCATGTAAACCTGTTGAACAGTTTATTGGCATCCAACGTTTGACTGCAGTAGATGccaatactatatttaatagtttatcaaacaaaattgctcagtttaatattaattggaaaTCAGTCATAGCTGTATGTTTTGATGGAGCCTCAGCTATGTCTGGAAAATTTAACAGTGTACAGGCCAAAGTCAAGGAAATTAATCCATGCGCATTGTATGTTCACTGTTATGGCCATTGCTTAAATTTAACCTTGGTTGATAGCTTAGGGAATAAGAACCggattatatttgatttttttggctGTGTTCAACTTATATACAGTTTCATTGAAGGAAGTCCAACGAGGCAcgctgtttttgaaaaaattgttcaaGAAACAAATTCTAAATTGAAAACTCTTAAGACGCTTTCAACAACCAGATGGGCATGTCGTGCTGAGGCTGTCACAGCTGTTGAAAATAACTATTCATCTGTTATTCAGTGTCTTCAAGAAATTGCCAATAACACTAAATATTCAGAGGTAAGAGCAAAAGCTAATGGTATTCTTTATCAAATGAAgagtttcaattttatttttgcactTTATATGTTGAAacctattttaattcaaattcaaattgtcAGTGCTCAGTTACAAGCTCCCAACTTGGATTTATTGGGAGCAGTATCTATTGttaatgctttaaaaaaatctttaggtGAGTTAAGAAACAACGATGATAAATATTCTACACTTTATGATAATGTTCTTAAAGTTTGTAGTGAATTTGAAATTGATATACCATGTGTCAAAAATAGAAAGGTTTctacaaaaatagaaaataacaaaacacaGCATACACACATAGATAAAAAAAGTGAAATGAAATACTGTGTATTCTTTACTGTGTTAGATGATATGTGCAACGGTCTTGAAAATCGTTTCAACCAggaaactttaaatattattagttcaaTAGGCCGCTTAATACAACTGAAAGCTGAACAGTTTGATATTGATTTGCTATCTCAAACATTTTCACTCAATAATGATGAATTAGAAGGCGAGCAAAGTCTTCTACGTTCCATGCCAGATTTTATACCAGGCACATCAACTAAAACAATTTATCAATGGTTGGAAAACTTATCAACAAGtcaaaactttttaaacattcataAGGCATTGAAACTTTTTGTAACAATTCCAGTTACCAGCTGCTCATGCGAAAGAGCTTTTTCTAAACTCAGTTTGGTAAAAACGAAATTAAGAAGCCGTATGAAGCAGGAGAGATTAGATGATATGATGATGATTTTCATTGAACAAGAATTAGCATCGCAGATAAATCCCGAAGATGTAATTGACGAGTTTAAGAATCTGCATCCTTTTGAGAGAAGATTAGAACtctaa